CACATTGACACGCTGGATCAGTTGGAGCAGGTACTCCGGGGTCAGCCACGCCTCAATGGCCTGGCCTGCGGTGTGGCGCACGGTCATGCGGCCAGCGGGCCGTCCTGAGAGGTTTTTCAGGGCCAGATCCACCAGGCTCATGACGACTTTGTCGATGTAGCCGCTTTGCAACGTGCCCACGGGTACATGAAAGGTCAGTTCCAGGTCTTGGGCCCGGTACTTCGATTGCTCAAGGTCGGTGCAGGTGCGCGTGCCGTGCAGGGCCGCGTTGCGCTCCAGGCACAACTGGTGGTTCAAGTGCGTGGCGGCATAGGTGCGAATATCATCCAGCTCATCCAGGTAACCTTCACCCCGCGTCAGGTGCCTGAGGCTGGCCTGCTCCAGCAGGCACTGGCGATAGGCGAAGCGGTCGGCGGGCGAGGCGTCGTGCAGCCAGCCGGGCAGCGCAGCCTGGATCGGCGACAAGGTTTGCGGTGCAGTGACTGGCGAGGCGTCAAACAGATTGGCCGGGTTGGTGAGTGACTCGAACAGCGCCTGCACATCGTCTACCGAGGTGCCGGCCGGCAGTGACAGGGCTGCCAGATCTTCCAATTGCTGGTTGCAGGCCAGCGCAGCTTGGACCTCGAAAATATCGCCGTCGGGTTCGTACCGGTGCCAGGTGATGGTGTCGGCCAGGAACTGCCGGGCCAGGCGCTCACCCCATGCCTGGCCGAAGGCGTCCAGGTTGGCGAAGGACTCGATCCGGCCCGACACGGCATACAGCCATGCACGCGTGCCATTGACCACCAGAACATCGCTGGACTGCACCGTCAGGGTGGTGGCTTCGCGTACCAGGCGCGTTTCCAGGGTGTAGACGTGGAGGGCGTTCTGCGGCCCTGCGAGGCCGGCCCTGGCTTCCCGGGAGGGGTAGTTGGCCAAGGTGCTGAGCACCTTCAGTTGGTGCCTGTCATCGCCGGACTCACGAATGGCCGCGTTTCTCAGTTGACCTTGCAGTACGCCGGCCAGCCATTGCCAGCGGCTGCCACCGGTGTTGCTGTCCTGGCTCCAGTAGGCCGCCAACGCTTCTTGAAAGCCGACAAACACAATCGAGGGCAACTCCTGTACTGCGGCTTTGACGACGTTCAGGTCGTAGTCAGTGGTGTCACCGTTGCTTGGGGGGCTCAGCCGTGTACCTGTGGCATCACTGAGGTAAGCGTCAAGGTTGTGGCGCGTCGACAGGTCGGGGAAGCTGCCGTCGGCCACCTGCTCGAGTGCCACCTTCAGCAGGGGCCGCAAGGCTCGACCGCCACCGTCGCGGGGAACTGCCAGGTAAAGATCGGCGGGGGGAATAGATAAGGGAGGAAATTTTTCTGCGAAGGTATCGGCCAGCATTTGGGCGATCACTGAGCGCAAGGAAGGGCGAGTGGAGAAGTGCGCTTGCACTGCATTCTTTACCGGGTTTTCGGTTGGGGCGGGCACAGAAGTTGTCCTTTACGTGAGGTAGCTGTCCCCTCGTAAAGTAAAGACAACTGCGCGGCTGATGCGGTAGCGGGTTATCGGCGGGCGACGGGAAGGGGAATGTCCCTGTGGCAAGCCCGCTCGCCACAGGGGAAATCGGCCGTTTTGCAGTCGCCATGCCGATGGGGCAACCCGCCTAAACCCTACCGTTCAAACGACAGAAACCAACGCTCGGCCAACGCCTTGCCAATCAACCCACGGTGTATGTCTACCACCGCCTGGGTGCCTTGTGCCTTGTCCAGCTGCGTGTAGTAGTTTTGCCGGCGTTGCTCGCGGGTCTTCAGGTGGGCGGCGCTGTAGTCGGTCTTGGGCGTGTCCGCCGCAGGGTAGTGAAAGTGCGCGTACCACAACGGGTATCCACCACGGTCGTTGATCGCGTACTCCTGGATAAAGTCCCGCCGCGCACCGCTCAATTGCAGACGCTCGCCCAGTTTCGCCACGCCGACCTGTCCCTGTGCGAGCAGGTATTCCAGGTTGCCGTGGGTCGGCGGCAATTCCAGGCACAGTTGGCTGCGCAGTGCCTGGCCCCGAGTGCTCAAGCGCGCTGAGGCCTGGTGCAGGTCGCTGGCCAGTTTTTGGTCGGCGGCGGTGCGCGCGCTTTCGGCCTGGGCCTGGATCGCCCGGTCCAGTTCGCTGGCCAGCTTGTCGTAGCGCGATGCCTCGTATTGCAGCACCTCTTCGATCTCTTGCGGATGCCGAGAGATTTTCCGGTAGTCCTCGGCCCGGCGCAGGTGGTTATCCAGCATTGCCAGCAACTTGCGCGCCTCGCCCTTGACGACGCTGACTGCACGGGTGGTAAGGGGCGGCGGCGGCGCTGGGGCTTCGATGAATTCGACCCATTCCTCGCCACGTTGCGAATACATGCCCAGCAACTGATTGTTGACCTCGTCTCGCACTTCCACCACTTCCAGGTTGCCGAGGGAACTGACTTGACCGATAAACGTGCCTTTTCTCTGGGTTTTGATCACCCGCTTCACGGGCCTTCCAGCGCTGACAACCGGGCGTCTGGGCGGGCGTCTTGCAGGTTGCGCAGCAGGTTTGACTTCATTGGCCAGGCGCTGGGCGACGTTCTGGTAAAGCGCCTCGATCACCCCGATGAGTTTGTGGGTGTACACCGGGTCGAGCACTTCGGCATCCACGATATTCAGGCCCTGCAGACCGTCCAGGGCACTGCCGTAGTGCTCCATCAGGCTCTCCAGCACACTCATGCGATCGCTCGCTGAAAGCTCCAGGCTGTTGAGTTCACCGTGGGTGCGCACATGCTGCTGCAGGGGCGAGACGATGCTGTCCAGGGCGTTGAACAGCGGGTGGGCGAAGTCCTTGACGATCATGCGTTTCAACCCACGGATCTGCAGGTCCTTGACGGCCAGGGCGGTGATTTCGTTCGCCCGGTCCTCGGTCAGGCGGTTGTATGCCTCGGCACCGCTTGAGCCCAACCCGAATAACTGCTCCAGCATACGTTCCTGCAGTTCGAGCCCCTGGATCGTGCGCTCGTTGACCTCCAGCAACTGCACCAGGAACTGCTGATAGCCGGCCTGATCCCGCAAGATCACCAACCCCAGCGCGGGGCCCTCGACGCCGAAACGCTGATAGGTGCGATAGAGTGCCAGCCGATCCTTTTGCGCGATGATCACCTGTTTGCGACCATTCTTGATGGCGTTTTCCAACAGTGCGAGGGTGTCTTTGAGCGGCAGCGGGATGTTGAGCGCCTCGCGTTCCTTGTGGCTATCGAGGATCTGCTGGTACTCGGCTGTTTCCTCCTTGAGCGTGGCATCGAAATGTCGACGGGCATTGGCCAGTTGTACCTCGTTGGGGCGCGGTTGCTGTTCCAGGTCCAGCATGGCGCGCTGCGCCTTATCCGTGGCCGCGATCCAAGCCGGCTGGAGCAACCGCAAGCGCTCATATTCGGCTTTCAGTGCTTCGACGCGCTGCGCCTTGCGCAGGCGCTCGGCGGCAATACGCTTGGGCGGCATGCCGCCGCGCAGACGCAACCGCGTATCGACCGTCCATACCCCCTGCTCATCGGCCCATAGGTAGGGGCCGCGCCGCAAGTTGTCGACGACATCGACAATCACCACGTTGGCGTCCTCATCCAGGCTGACCCGGTACAGATCGCCATTGACCACGGCGTACCAGCGGTCCTCGATCGCATACAAGCCTTTGCGTGGTCCACTCGATTGCGGCGCGGGCAGTTGGGGCGCGTTGGCAACTTTGAACGATTGCAGGCGTGACAGTTGGTTGGGGGTAAGGCGATGACGGGCCTGGGCGAAGCTGAAATCCAGCGCGGTGTTGTTACCGCGCGCCAACTCCCCCGGCAGTCCTACCGTGCCCTGGCGCACCTGCGCCGCAGGCGGCACTGGCCACGGATCACTTTCACGGCGCCGCAGCGCTGTGCCCAAGGCCTGCTGCCTGAGCAGCGGCTCGGGTACTGACCACGCCTTGGCCGGCGGGAAGTCCAGCAGCAACATCGCGACGTTGAGCAACAGATCGATCGTTGCCTGCTCCTTGGCGCTGGTGTCGTCGCTGACGATGGTTTGGATGGTCTGGGTGAAGCTTGCGTTCATCGCCAGTAACCACCCCACGAGCACCGCCGGGCCGCGCAATGTCGGCAACAGCAGGCTGCCGAACAGCAGACTGGCGCCCTCCATCAACACCTGCCACCGGCTCTCATGGTTGGAGGTCGACTCGCGTTCGGCCTGGTCGACCAAGGCGCGGCTATGTTCGCTGAACAGGTACTGCATCAGCCGCCCGGTCACCAGGCACTGTTGCAACTCTTCGTTGAGCCCAGCGTAGCCCAGGGTTGCCGGCGGCGGCGTGCGTATCGGCGCGAACTCGCTGCCCAGGCCAAAACGCAGATAGTGGGGCTCGCGAAAGCCGCCGTGATCGTAGATCGGTCGCGCACTGTCAGCCAGCCAGGTCAGCACACTGGTCTGCAACGGGCCCGGCTGTGCAATCGCCTCAAACAGCGCCGCGCGGTTGGCGTATTGCTCCAAGGACGTGGCGTAGAGCGGCCGATACAGCAGCACCGGGCCTGGGGGGCTCTGGTACTCGATCAGGTACATGTTCTCGACTTTGTCGGCTGACGCATTGGGGCTGCGCAGCAGGGCCAGGTGACGAATCACCACCGTGCGCTGGTCGACCTGCTGGTTGCCGGGGTCGGGCTGCATCAGGGCCGCGACCATGCGTGCGCCTTCTGCATTGATACCGGCTTCGTGCTTGAGGCTCAGCTCCAGGGCCAACAGCGGCAATTGCAACACCTGTTGCTCGCTGAACAGCTTTTCGCGGCGCTGGGCCTGGGGGGTGTCGCTCAACAGCGCGTCCTTGAGCAGCAGTGGATAGTACTTGCCGATGTTGACCTGCTCGATCAGGCCGTCACTGCCCACCACCGCATCGACGGTCAGCCAGGCCGGCAGGGGGTGGGCATGGCGGTGGGTGATCGCCACCTGGCCGCTGGGGCGCGCGGCCAGGTTACGGATCGCCAGGTCCGTGAGACTCATGGGCACCCGCTCGACAATGCCGGCCCCTCCTGGATAGCCGGCAGCCACGGTAAAGGTCAGCAGTACCTCATCGGGATGGGGCAGGGCGGCGCCATCCTGCGCCTGGGTGGCCAGGCGTTGTAACTCACGCTGCAAGGCGTTGACCGTATAGGTACGCAGATCGTCGATGCCGCTCAGGTAAGTCTCGTCGCCGGCGCGCTGCCGGGCACTGGCCAGCTCCAGGCTCAATTGCCGGTAGCGATAGCGCTCTGAGGGTGTGGCGTGGCGCAGCGGATCCGGCATATGGGGGCGCAGGTTGTCGAGGTGGGCGTAAGGGGTTTCGTCGGCATCGAGAAAGTAATGCGCCGGCTCCGTGAGCTCGGTGTATAGGCTTTGCAGGCTGTGCCAGTCCTTGCCCAGGGGCAGCTTGAGAGCGCCGAGGTCTTCCAGTTGTTGATTGAGCAGCAGGCTGGCCTGGTGCTCGAAGATCGAACCCTCGGGCTCGTAGCGGTGAGTGGTGAAGGTCTGCGCGACAAAGCGCGCATTCAGGCGCTGGCTCCAGGCGGTGTTGAACTCGCCCATGGACGCAAAACATTCGACATGGCCGTTGGGCGCGCACAGCAGCACCGGGGCCTGGCCATTCGTGGGGCGGGTCAAGACCAGATGCTCCGACAACAGGCGCGTGCTTTGCCCGTTGTGCTCCACCACCGTCTCCAGGCTGTAGGCAATCACCGCCTGTTCGCCGTGGCGGGCGATGCGCTGGGTGCGTTCGGGAAAGCTGACGAGCTGGTCGAGGATTTGTCGCGAGGCGGCATCCAGGCCCGGCTGCTTCAGGCCGCTGGTGCGCAGGGTATTCATCAGCCAATCGCCGAGCCAGCGCCAGCGCGTGACGCCACTGGGGCCGCTGGCATTCCAGTAATCGACCAGTGCGTCTTGCAGCGCGATGGGCAGCAGGGAGGGCAGCTCGCGGATCAGTCCTTCGACCACCTGCATATCGATGTTCTGATTGCTCTCGGGCAGTTTCAAACGCTTGGGAGGTGTTTGCGAGAGGTAAGGCAGTAGCTCGTGACGCTCGCTGAAGTCCAGCTGCACGCCACTACCCAGATAGTCATGGACCACGCTCATCAGGGGCTTGAACTGCCATCTGCGGCCGGGTTGTGGCTCGGCGAGTTGGATTTGCTGCAGATCGATGACCAGGCTGGGGTAGCGCTCGCTGAGGTTGCGCTGCAACAGTGCCTGGACGGCAGCGTCCAGGGTCTGACGGCTGGCAAATTGCTGGCTGACGGCCTGGGCGGCCAGGGAAACAGGGGGCATGACAGATTCCGTTCTGTGGGGATGATGGAGCCCAACAGTGGCGGTTGTCGCCGGGGTCGAGGCGGTAGCCGGTTACCACGCCTCCACATGGAACGAGAAACAACCCAGGGATTGGCCTATCATCTGTTTTTTTCCAACAGATGACTGAATGTGATGACTGCCGTTAGCCTGCCGACTGTCCTTGAAACCAGCAACATGCTCGAAATCGACGGCCTGTATACCTTTGACTTCAAGCGGGACCAAGGCCTGCAGATCACCTGCATGGATGGTCGCGCCGAGAAGCGCTGGAGCTTTACTTCAGAGCAGGTATCGGCTGCCGTCTTCGATGAAACCTTGCAAAGCTGGACCCTCATGGGCGACTCGGGCGAGCACCGTCTGGTGTGCATGAGCGGGATCGGCGGCAGCAACCACGACGAGGATGAAGACGATGCTGATGCGTAAATTCTGGCCCTTGCTGATGGCCGGCAGTGTTGGCGCGATGTCGGTCCAGGCCGCGCCGGCCCAGATCCACGAACTGCTGGTGGGCAGCTACACCGCAGGTGCCAGCGAAGGCATCTACCGGGTGCAGTTCGACAGCCGCACCGGGCAATTTGCCGGCACTCCAGTGCTGGCCGCGAAGACGCAGAACCCGTCGTGGCTGACGGTGTCCAGCGACCGCCAGCGACTGTTCGTGGTCAACGAAAACGGCCCCGGCCAGCAGGACACGGTCGGGCGCGTCAGCAGTTACCGCATCGACCCGGACAACCGCCAGTTGCAGCTTATCAACCAGGTGCAGAGCCTGGGCAATGAGCCGACGCACTCCAGCCTGGCAGCCGATGGCCGGTTTTTGTTCGTGGCCAACTACTCCGTGCTGGAAGATCCGGGCGGCAGCCTGGCGATCCTGCCCGTGGATGCCGAGGGCCGATTGGCGGCACCGGTGCAACTGAGCTCCCATCCCGCCAGTGGGGTCAACCCCGAGCGCCAGGCGTCCAACCACGTGCATTCGGTGGTGTCTTCGCCGGATGGCAAGTACGTGTTTGCCAATGACCTGGGGGCCGACAAGACCTTTGTCTATCGCTATGACCCCAAGGCCAACCCCGAGCGTCCGCTGCTCCCGGCGGCCGTGGTGCAACTGCCAGCGGGCAGCGGGCCTCGCCATCTGCTGTTCAGCGCCGACGGCAAACATGCCTGGCTGACCATGGAGATGAGCGCGCAGATTGCCGTCTTCGACTATCAGGACGGCCAACTGACCCGCACCCAACTGGTGGACATGGCAGCCGGGCAACCGACATCGGACAAGGCCGGCGCGGCGTTGCATGCCTCTGCCGATGGCAAGTTTCTGTATGTCAGCAATCGGGGTGCGGCCAATACGCTGCTGGTCTACAGCATCGACCCGGCGACAGCCCAGTTGAAGGAAATCCAGCGCCGCTCCGTGGAAGGCGATCACCCCCGTGAATTCAGCCTCGATCCCAGCGGCAGGTTCCTGCTGGTCGCCAACCAGAAAAGCAACCAGATCGTGGTGCTCGAACGCGACCCCCAGACCGGCCTGCTGGGTAAAACCGTGCAGAAGCTGGCGATTGATGCGCCCAGCGACCTCAAGTTCTTGATGTGACAATCCGCCACAGGCTCCGTGCTTCGGGGCCTGTGGTGTTCTATTAATCGTGGTGATATCAGCTACTGTTTCAAAGCATTTCTGCGTTTAACCCCCTCGGCGTAAGTTGGGTTCCAAGGCCTCCACGGGCCACTGACCAACCGAACACAAGGGTTACCGCCATGAACTTCAATCTCTTCTCGATCATCGCCGCTTCCGCCGTTTCCGCTACCGTTGCCTTGCCAGCCAGCGCCAGCGTGGAAATCAGCAGCAAAAAATCCAGCACCAGCGCCTACACCCAGAAATACCTGCAGCAAAGTGCCAACTTCTACGCGGCGCTGGACCACAAGGTCCAGTCCTGAGCCCTGCTGCTGGTGTTGTGGTAATGGGGCTTTCTGTGGCGAGGGGCTTGTCCCCCGTTGGGCTGCGCAGCAGCCCCAAAACCATCCCCCTCGGTGTGCCTGACACTCCTCGGTGGGGCTTACATTGGGGCTGCTGCGCAGCCCAGCGGGGGACAAGCCCCCTTGCCACAACAAACCCTGTCACTACAAAAGGCCGGGGCTTAGCCACCGGCCTAACGCTTGGCCATAACCGCAGTAAACAGCTCAGACGCCAAAAAACGCTCCAGCCACTGTTGCAAACGCGGATAAGGCGCACCGGCAAACCACTCCCGATCCACATGGGCAAATTGCCGCACAAACGGCGCCAGCGCCACATCCGCCAGGCTCAGGTGATCGGCCAGCAAGTAGTCGCGCTGCGCCAGCAACGCCTCCAGCCTGTGTAAAAACACTTCGCCCTCGGCGCGGTAGTGTTCCATCGGCTGCTCTGGGTAACGCTCGGCGTATTTATAGCGATTCAAATGCACCTTGAAGACCTGGTCATTTTCCTCGATCAGCTGCGCCATCAGCCCCTGCGCCGCGGGATCATCCTTGAGCAACCAGTCCTCGGGGTCGTTCTGCGCCAGCGCCCAGCCCATGATCGCCAGGCTTTCGTCGATCACTTGGTCGCCGACCTTCAACACTGGCACCGTGCCCTTGGGTGAGAGGGCCAACATCTCGGCCGGCTTGGCCTTGAGGCTGACCTCGACAACCTGAACCGCCACCGCGCAATAGCGCAGCGCCATGCGTGCGCGCATGGCGTACGGGCAGCGGCGAAACGAATACAGCAGTGCCTCGCTCACTTCACCTCCAGGGTGCTCAAACCATTGCCCTGGCGCTTGACCTGGATCTGCACGGGAATGCGCTCGTGCATTTCCTGCACGTGGGAGATCACTGCCACCTTGCGCCCTTGGGCTTGCAGGCCGTCCAGAGCATCCATCGCCAGTTGCAGGGATTCGGGATCCAGGCTGCCGAAGCCTTCGTCGATAAATAACGATTCGATCTTCAGGGTGCTGGAGGCCATCGACGCCAACCCCAGCGCCAGGGCCAGGGACACCAGGAACGTCTCGCCACCGGACAGCGAGTGCACCGAACGCAGTTCATCGCCCATTTCCGTGTCCAGCACCAGCAGGCCCAGCATGCTGCCGCCGCGCTTGAGACGGTAGCGGCGCACCAGTTGGCGCAGTTGTACGTTGGCGTGGTGCACCAGCAGGTCGAGGTTGTAGGCCTGGGCGAATTTGCGGAACTTGTCACCGGTGGCCGACCCGATCAGCGCATCGAGCCGGGCCCAGCGCTGCCATTGTTCATAGGCTTTGGCGGTGGTGAGCGCCAGGGTCTGGTTGGCGTCCTGGCGCCGCTGGTCCTCGGCTTGCTGGGCACGCAGTTCGGCGCAGTGTTTTTCGCCGCTGTTGAGTTGCTGGTTGAGATCGGCCAGGGCGCTGTCCAACTGTTCGGCGTCGAGGTTGCCGTTGTGCAGGGCCTGATGGTCCTTGAGGCGTTGCTCGCGCTCTTGCAGCAGCACCTTGGCCTGTTCGATGGCTTTTTCGCTGTGCTGTACCTGCTGGCGCAGGTCGCTGACGCCGGTCTCATCGAAGGCCAACAGGTGTGCCAGGCCCGTGTCGTCCAGCTCCGGATGCTGGGCGCGCCAGTCGTTGATACGGCTGTTCAGCGCCTGTAGCTCGGTGTCCAGGGCGTGCTGGCGCTCTTGCCGGGACTTGAGGTCGGCGGCCAGTTGGATCAGTTCGTTGCGGGTGTCCTGCAACTGTTGATTGGCCTGGGTTTCGCTGAGGCGGGCTTGCTCCACGGCTTGATCGAGTTGCTGCTGCCAATGCTCGGCGCTGTCATGGCTGCCCACCAGTGCGCTGAGTGCTTGCTGGGCGGCCTGCTGTTGGATGGTCAACTGTGCCAATTGCTGGTGCAGCACGTCCAACTGTTGCTGACGATGCTGCTGGCGGTCTTGTTCTTTTTCGATGGCTTGCTGGCGTTGCTGCTGCTCGGCCAGTTCATCCTTCTGGTAGCCCAATTGCTCCAGGCGCTGGCTGATCTGCTGGTCCAACAGCATGAACGTTGCCGCCGGCTCCGTGCGCAGGCCGGCGAGTGTCTCGGCCGGCAGCAGGCTGGCGAAGGCGTTGAGCTCTTCGTCCAGGCGCTCGCGGTCGCTGGCCAGTTCCCGTTGCTGGTCGATCAACTGCTGGCGGGCTTGCTGGCTGGCGTCCTGGGCGGCTTGCACCTGTTGCTGCAGGCGCCCGGCATTTTGTTGCAGGTTGAGCAGGGCGCCCTGGCGCTGTTCGTCCTGGGTGATGCTCTGGTTGAGCTGGCCCAGTTGCTGCGCCAGCCAGGCGCTGCGTTTGCTGCTGTCCTGGTTGAACAAGGCGGCGCTCAACGGATGGGCCTCGAGGCTCGGCGCCAGGGCCTGGAGCTGGGTCGCCAGTTGTTCCTGTTGTTGCAGGAACTCCTTTTGCTGGGCGATCAATCCACCCACTTCACCGCGCAGTTCGGTGAGTTTTTCCTTGAGGCTGTCGACGGCTTGCTGCGCACGGGCTTCTTCGTTTTCATCATGGCGTGTGAGGCTGTGCAGTAGGGCTTCGGGCTGGTGGTAGGGATGCTCGACGCTGCCGCATACCGGGCACGGCTGCTCATCCTGCAATTGCCCACGCAACTCCTCGACACTGGCACTGCGTGCCAGGCGTTGGCGCTCCAATAGCTGCTTGGTCACGCTCAGGGTCTGCTCGGCCACCGTCAGTTCGGCCTTGGCTTGCAGGCCGGTCTGGTTCAGTTGCTCGCGCTGTTGCTGGGCGGTGGCCTGCTTGAGGGCCAGTTCCTTTTGCTGCTGGTCCAATTGCTGCTGGCTGTCCCAGAGCCGCGTCAAGTCCTCGAAGGCCCGTTGTTGCTTGCGATTGTCCTTGAGCAGGCTGTCGAGCAACTGGATCTGCTCGGCCACGGCGTGGGGTTCGGCGCCGGCTTCCTGATACAGCAGGTCCAAAGCTGTGCGCTGTTGAGTCCATTGTTCGCTGGTGCGGTTGGCCCGTTCCTCAAGCTGCGGCAGTTCGGCCTGGCCTTTGTTCAGGCGATTGCCGATCAGCATCAGTTGTTGCAGGCGGTCGCGGTAGGCGTTCCAGGCATCACTCAAGGGCGCGAGGGCGGCGCTGCGTTCAAGTTGTGCGGCCAGTTGTTGCAGGCGGCTGGCAACCTGCTGTTGCTGGGTGTGCAAGGCCTCCAGGCTGGCCTGGCCCTCGGCGCAGGCGGCTTGCCCAAGCTGTTGTTGTTCGCTGCTTTGGGCCAGCTCGCGGGTCAGGCGGGCGAGGGTGCTGTGTTCCTCGAAGGCCTGGCGCAGCAACGGCACCGCCTCGGTCTGTTGTTGCAGGGCCGCAGCCAAGGCGGCGTGCGCGCTGGCTTGCTGTTGCTGCAATTGCTCCTGACGCGCGTGCAGGGCTGTCTGCTGCTCAAGGTGCTGGCGGATCTGCGCCGCCAGGGGCTGCAACTGGCCGGTCAAGTCGCTGTGCCGCGCAAAATGATGACGCTGCGGCGCCAGTTGCTCCAGGCGGCTCAAGTCCAGGCGTTGCGGGGCCTGGCTGTGCCACGCCTGCTCGGCCTGTTGCAGTTGCTCGACCGCACTGTGCTGGCGCTCCTGCCACTCGCGCAGTTCCTTGAGCCAGGTGTGTTGCAGTTCCAGCTGCTTGAGTTGGGCCTGCTGGGTCTTGAGCTGCTGCTGGGCCGCGCTCAAATTTTGATCCAGCTCGGCGCGGGCCTCGGCCGGCAGCGGCGTGACACCTGTGGCCTGGTCCTGCAGCAGCTTGTGGGCGTCCTTGGCCTCCCGGGCCTTGATGAACGCGCGCTGCCCCAGTTGTGTGTAAAGCGCGGTGTCGGTGAGCTTTTCCAGCAGTTCGCTGCGCTCGTTGTCGTTGGCCTTGAGAAACGCGCTGAACTCACTTTGCGCCAGCAACACCGCCCGGGTGAACTGCTCGAAATTCAGGCCCAGGGCCAGTTCCAGCTGGGTCTTGTATTCGGTTTTCTGGCTGGCCAGCAGCTGCTCGCTGTCCAGGTCGATCAGGCTCTGGCGGCTGTGTTGCAGCTTGCCGCTGGCCTTGTCGCGGGCGCGGTTGGCTTCCCAGCGCGCACGGTAGCGGCGGCCATTGACGCCGATAAAGTCGACCTCGGCATAACCCCCACCGGTGCCGCGCCGGATCAGGGTGCGTGGGTCGCCAATGGAGATATCGGTATCGGCATCGGGCATTTTCGCCTGGCCGGTATCGCCCAGGCGTGGCACGGCGCCAAACAGCGCCAGGCACAAGGCATCGAGCAAGGTGCTTTTGCCGGCGCCGGTGGGTCCGGTAATCGCAAACAACCCGGCGCTGGCCAGGGGCTCGGCGGTAAAGTCGATCTCGAACGGCCCGGCCAGTGAGGCGAGGTTTTTCAGGCGGATGGCGAGGATCTTCATGGCTGTTCATCCTCCTGTTGCACTTCCTGGAGCAGCACGGCGAAATCCTTCAGGGTCTGTTCATCCACTTCGTTGCCATAACTGTCTTGCCAGGCGCGGCTGAACAGTTCCTGGGGGGTGAGCTGGTCGAGTTCGATCAGGCTGTCTTCGTCACCGGTATCGCTGGCGCGTTGACCGGCGTACTCCGCAGCGATGCGCACCAGGCGCACGGCCTTGCCGAGCAGGGCGGTTTCGATTTGCTGGCGCAGGTCCGGTTGCGGTTCGTCGAGGCGCACCCGCACTTCGAGCCAAGGGTGGCGCTGGGTTTCGGCGAGCAGGTCGATATCCGGCAGATCCGCCAGGGTCTTGAGAATATCGGCCAACGGCGCGGCTTCCAGGCGTTGCAGGTCGACCGAGCGCGGAATCAGGAGGGGTTCGACGCTGACCAGCATTTGCCCCTGGAATGTCACATCGAGAATCTGGTGCTTGTAGCCGATTTCGGAAAATGACAGCGGAATCGGCGAGCCGCTGTAGCGAATCCGTTCTTCGCCATTCACCTTTTGCGGCTTGTGCAAATGGCCGAGGGCAACATAGCCAATACTTTTGTCGAACAGCTTGGCTGGAAGCGCCTCGGCATTGCCGATGATCAGGCTACGTTCGGAGTCTTCCGACACCGAACCCCCCAGCCATGTGCGCATGGCTGATGGCAATCAGCGCCTGGCCTTTCTTGCGTTTGGCGTTGGCGGCGGCAATCAGCCATTCATGTACCTGGCCGATACCGCGCAGGTAGTCATCACCCAGGTGTGCGCCGGTCACTTCTGCCGGGCGCAAGAACGGTAATGCCAGGCACCACCCGGCGATCTTGCCTTTGGCATCCGGCAGCGGGATCAGCAGGCGTTCGGCATCCAGTTGCCCATCATCGAGCCACAGCACCCGACCCAACGCATGGGTACGCAAACGGCGCATCAACGGCGCGGGCAGTTCGATACGCGAGCCGGAGTCGTGGTTGCCGGCGATCATCACGATGGTCAGCGTCGGGTTTTGTTCGTGGGCGTTGATGATGAAGTCATACAAGCGCTCCTGAGCCTTGAGCGGCGGGTTGACCGTGTCGAAGATATCGCCGGCGATCAGCAGCACATCGGGGCAATGCTGCTTCA
The Pseudomonas hygromyciniae genome window above contains:
- a CDS encoding glutathione S-transferase, whose product is MSEALLYSFRRCPYAMRARMALRYCAVAVQVVEVSLKAKPAEMLALSPKGTVPVLKVGDQVIDESLAIMGWALAQNDPEDWLLKDDPAAQGLMAQLIEENDQVFKVHLNRYKYAERYPEQPMEHYRAEGEVFLHRLEALLAQRDYLLADHLSLADVALAPFVRQFAHVDREWFAGAPYPRLQQWLERFLASELFTAVMAKR
- a CDS encoding DUF5629 family protein, which produces MTAVSLPTVLETSNMLEIDGLYTFDFKRDQGLQITCMDGRAEKRWSFTSEQVSAAVFDETLQSWTLMGDSGEHRLVCMSGIGGSNHDEDEDDADA
- a CDS encoding lactonase family protein; this translates as MLMRKFWPLLMAGSVGAMSVQAAPAQIHELLVGSYTAGASEGIYRVQFDSRTGQFAGTPVLAAKTQNPSWLTVSSDRQRLFVVNENGPGQQDTVGRVSSYRIDPDNRQLQLINQVQSLGNEPTHSSLAADGRFLFVANYSVLEDPGGSLAILPVDAEGRLAAPVQLSSHPASGVNPERQASNHVHSVVSSPDGKYVFANDLGADKTFVYRYDPKANPERPLLPAAVVQLPAGSGPRHLLFSADGKHAWLTMEMSAQIAVFDYQDGQLTRTQLVDMAAGQPTSDKAGAALHASADGKFLYVSNRGAANTLLVYSIDPATAQLKEIQRRSVEGDHPREFSLDPSGRFLLVANQKSNQIVVLERDPQTGLLGKTVQKLAIDAPSDLKFLM
- a CDS encoding AAA family ATPase, producing MKILAIRLKNLASLAGPFEIDFTAEPLASAGLFAITGPTGAGKSTLLDALCLALFGAVPRLGDTGQAKMPDADTDISIGDPRTLIRRGTGGGYAEVDFIGVNGRRYRARWEANRARDKASGKLQHSRQSLIDLDSEQLLASQKTEYKTQLELALGLNFEQFTRAVLLAQSEFSAFLKANDNERSELLEKLTDTALYTQLGQRAFIKAREAKDAHKLLQDQATGVTPLPAEARAELDQNLSAAQQQLKTQQAQLKQLELQHTWLKELREWQERQHSAVEQLQQAEQAWHSQAPQRLDLSRLEQLAPQRHHFARHSDLTGQLQPLAAQIRQHLEQQTALHARQEQLQQQQASAHAALAAALQQQTEAVPLLRQAFEEHSTLARLTRELAQSSEQQQLGQAACAEGQASLEALHTQQQQVASRLQQLAAQLERSAALAPLSDAWNAYRDRLQQLMLIGNRLNKGQAELPQLEERANRTSEQWTQQRTALDLLYQEAGAEPHAVAEQIQLLDSLLKDNRKQQRAFEDLTRLWDSQQQLDQQQKELALKQATAQQQREQLNQTGLQAKAELTVAEQTLSVTKQLLERQRLARSASVEELRGQLQDEQPCPVCGSVEHPYHQPEALLHSLTRHDENEEARAQQAVDSLKEKLTELRGEVGGLIAQQKEFLQQQEQLATQLQALAPSLEAHPLSAALFNQDSSKRSAWLAQQLGQLNQSITQDEQRQGALLNLQQNAGRLQQQVQAAQDASQQARQQLIDQQRELASDRERLDEELNAFASLLPAETLAGLRTEPAATFMLLDQQISQRLEQLGYQKDELAEQQQRQQAIEKEQDRQQHRQQQLDVLHQQLAQLTIQQQAAQQALSALVGSHDSAEHWQQQLDQAVEQARLSETQANQQLQDTRNELIQLAADLKSRQERQHALDTELQALNSRINDWRAQHPELDDTGLAHLLAFDETGVSDLRQQVQHSEKAIEQAKVLLQEREQRLKDHQALHNGNLDAEQLDSALADLNQQLNSGEKHCAELRAQQAEDQRRQDANQTLALTTAKAYEQWQRWARLDALIGSATGDKFRKFAQAYNLDLLVHHANVQLRQLVRRYRLKRGGSMLGLLVLDTEMGDELRSVHSLSGGETFLVSLALALGLASMASSTLKIESLFIDEGFGSLDPESLQLAMDALDGLQAQGRKVAVISHVQEMHERIPVQIQVKRQGNGLSTLEVK